One Aliiroseovarius sediminilitoris DNA window includes the following coding sequences:
- the infC gene encoding translation initiation factor IF-3: protein MARRPHNAPPTRDTGPRVNERIKATEIRLIGADGENAGVVTPAQALVMAAEAGLDLVEISPNANPPVCKIMDFGKFKYEQQKRESEARKKQKTIEVKEVKFRPNTDTHDYDVKMRNVFKFLENGDKVKVTLRFRGREMAHQNLGRELLERVAEDTKEIGKVENMPKMEGRQMVMMIGPVSK from the coding sequence ATAGCCCGCAGACCTCACAACGCGCCGCCCACGCGCGACACCGGCCCCCGCGTAAACGAGCGCATCAAGGCCACTGAAATTCGACTTATTGGCGCCGACGGCGAAAACGCCGGTGTTGTCACGCCTGCGCAAGCATTGGTCATGGCCGCAGAGGCCGGGCTTGATCTGGTTGAGATTTCGCCCAACGCCAACCCGCCCGTCTGTAAGATCATGGATTTCGGCAAGTTCAAATATGAACAGCAGAAGCGGGAAAGCGAAGCCCGCAAGAAGCAGAAAACCATCGAGGTGAAAGAGGTCAAGTTCCGCCCCAACACCGATACGCATGACTATGACGTCAAGATGCGCAACGTGTTCAAGTTCCTGGAAAATGGCGACAAGGTCAAAGTGACGTTGCGGTTCCGGGGGCGTGAAATGGCGCACCAAAACCTTGGTCGCGAATTGCTTGAGCGGGTCGCGGAAGATACCAAGGAAATCGGCAAGGTTGAAAACATGCCGAAGATGGAAGGCCGCCAGATGGTCATGATGATTGGCCCCGTGTCTAAGTAA
- a CDS encoding class I SAM-dependent methyltransferase has product MIQAAKFWDGVAAKYATSEIKDPEGYQFTLERTRSYLGSQDKVLEIGAGTGSTALELAPAVEHITITDVSPEMIRIGKAKADEQGIGNVDFQVTDAKLHDVGGPYDAILAHNVLHLVEDLPGVLGRVRDLLAPGGVFISKTFCKPTQGGPWFYYAMRFALPLMQMVGKAPYVAIMSVEEFEAILTEQGFTIVESGNFPAKELRRYVVARR; this is encoded by the coding sequence ATGATACAAGCTGCGAAATTTTGGGATGGGGTCGCCGCGAAATACGCGACATCCGAGATCAAGGATCCCGAGGGGTATCAGTTCACATTAGAACGCACGCGGTCTTATCTTGGCTCTCAAGACAAAGTGCTTGAGATTGGTGCCGGCACAGGATCGACGGCTCTGGAACTGGCCCCCGCCGTTGAACATATCACGATCACCGATGTCTCGCCCGAGATGATACGGATCGGAAAAGCCAAGGCTGACGAGCAGGGGATCGGCAATGTGGACTTTCAGGTGACTGACGCAAAACTGCATGATGTCGGCGGTCCCTATGACGCCATCCTTGCCCATAATGTGTTGCATCTGGTGGAAGACCTGCCGGGCGTTTTGGGGCGTGTGCGTGATCTTCTGGCACCCGGTGGCGTGTTTATCTCAAAAACATTCTGCAAACCCACGCAGGGTGGGCCTTGGTTTTACTACGCCATGCGTTTTGCTCTGCCACTGATGCAGATGGTCGGCAAAGCGCCCTATGTGGCGATCATGAGTGTCGAGGAGTTCGAGGCTATCCTGACCGAGCAGGGATTCACAATCGTTGAAAGCGGCAATTTCCCGGCAAAGGAATTGCGGCGCTATGTTGTGGCTCGGCGCTGA
- a CDS encoding LysR family transcriptional regulator, protein MNWDAISFDWNQVRAFMATADEGSLSAAARVLGQTQPTVGRQVARLEDTLGIALFERIGRGLVLTPSGRAVLEHVHKMADAAVNISLVAAGQTQAIEGKVRITASDVFAAYILPPMLQHLRDIAPRLEVDILAANDIRDIQRREADIAIRHVRPAQPELYARLVDEAEAYLYAATSYLKRRGHPKTKADLSQHDFVNFGSSDEMIGYLAPLGIKVTKQNFHLGSNSGVVAWEYVQRGLGIAFMSANVGDTAPGVERLLPDMDPVVFPVWLITHRDLHTSPRIRLIFDTLAGFLSRPPEK, encoded by the coding sequence ATGAATTGGGATGCAATATCATTTGATTGGAACCAGGTTCGGGCCTTCATGGCCACAGCAGACGAAGGATCACTGTCCGCCGCCGCCCGTGTGCTGGGTCAAACTCAACCGACTGTCGGGCGGCAGGTCGCGCGGCTTGAGGACACGCTGGGCATCGCCCTGTTCGAACGGATCGGGCGCGGACTGGTTTTGACGCCATCCGGACGCGCGGTGCTGGAACATGTGCACAAGATGGCCGATGCGGCGGTGAACATCTCGCTTGTAGCAGCGGGACAAACGCAGGCCATCGAAGGGAAAGTGCGCATCACAGCGTCGGATGTGTTTGCCGCCTATATCCTGCCGCCAATGCTGCAACACCTGCGTGACATCGCCCCAAGACTTGAGGTTGACATCTTGGCTGCCAATGACATTCGCGACATCCAGCGGCGCGAAGCGGATATTGCGATCCGCCATGTCCGCCCCGCTCAACCCGAACTCTATGCCCGGTTGGTCGACGAGGCCGAGGCGTATCTTTACGCTGCCACCTCATACCTCAAACGGCGGGGGCACCCCAAAACCAAAGCCGATCTTTCGCAGCATGACTTCGTGAACTTCGGATCCTCGGACGAGATGATCGGATATCTTGCTCCGCTGGGGATCAAGGTCACGAAGCAGAATTTTCACCTGGGCTCGAACAGTGGTGTGGTCGCGTGGGAATATGTGCAGCGCGGCCTTGGCATTGCCTTCATGTCAGCCAATGTCGGTGACACCGCGCCGGGGGTCGAACGGCTTTTGCCGGATATGGATCCCGTTGTCTTTCCGGTATGGCTGATCACCCATCGCGACCTGCACACCAGCCCCCGTATTCGGCTGATTTTCGACACGCTGGCGGGGTTCCTGTCGCGCCCACCCGAAAAGTGA
- a CDS encoding trimeric intracellular cation channel family protein, with product METLSFLFVPLSLLATAVMAASAAIQAHRVHMDPFGATVLAIATSMGGGTLRDLFLGLTPVFWITDTRYLAVAVPIALISFGLATRMSSGNGRRLKVLMQLDAIGLALFTLTGVQVALDVGISPILAIVIGCVTGTAGGMIRDLLCNMTPSLLKEDLYATLSLLGGAVYLAMLTYLGEALAAGLGFATILIARLLVLRIKPPRDSV from the coding sequence ATGGAAACACTGTCCTTTCTGTTCGTTCCCCTGTCCCTGCTGGCAACTGCTGTCATGGCGGCCTCGGCGGCGATCCAGGCGCACCGGGTTCATATGGACCCGTTTGGCGCGACAGTTCTGGCGATTGCCACCTCTATGGGCGGCGGCACATTGCGCGATCTGTTTCTGGGGCTGACGCCGGTGTTCTGGATCACCGACACCAGATACCTTGCCGTTGCGGTGCCGATTGCCCTGATCAGTTTCGGCCTGGCAACGCGAATGTCTTCCGGCAATGGCCGCAGACTCAAGGTGCTCATGCAATTGGATGCCATTGGATTGGCGCTGTTCACTCTGACCGGCGTTCAGGTGGCGCTGGATGTTGGGATATCCCCGATCCTTGCCATCGTTATTGGCTGTGTGACCGGCACGGCAGGCGGGATGATCCGTGATCTTTTGTGCAACATGACCCCCAGCCTGTTGAAAGAGGATCTTTACGCCACGCTGTCGCTTCTAGGTGGCGCGGTCTATCTGGCGATGCTGACATATCTGGGCGAGGCGCTGGCGGCGGGTCTTGGCTTTGCCACAATCCTGATTGCGCGCCTGCTGGTCCTGCGCATCAAGCCGCCGCGCGACAGCGTATAG